The nucleotide sequence CATCTCAGTTAATTTTGTATCATTACTAGTAATAACCTCAAAATCAGCTGGTACACTTACACCTGCATCAGTCATACCGTTAACAATTCCAGCGGCCAACTCATCATCTGTAACCATTGCTGCAGTCGCCTTAGCAGAAACTAATGCTGGTTGCAAAAGGGTTCCAGTTTTATAGGAATTATCAGTTTCAAATACCAATTTATCATCAAATGAGATTCCGGCATTCTTAAGCGCTTGTTTGTATCCCTTTAAGCGGTACTTACTGTTAATTGGTTGGTCAAGCGGACCACAAACGAAGGCAACTCGCTTATTACCACGGTCGATCAGATTCTTAACTTCTTCCTGAACTGCGGCTGCATAGTCGATGTTGACACTAGGTTTAACTTGCTCATCATCAATTGAACCAGCTAACACAATTGGCGTCTTGGTTCTTCTGAACTCTTCACGCAAATCATCAGTAATGTTATTACCCATAAAAATAATTCCATCAACTTGTTTCGACAATAATGTGTTCAGTACGGTAATTTCTTTTTCACCGTTTG is from Lentilactobacillus curieae and encodes:
- the ccpA gene encoding catabolite control protein A encodes the protein MDKQTVTIYDVAREANVSMATVSRVVNGNNNVKPATRKKVLDVIDKLDYRPNAVARGLASKKTTTVGVIVPDVTNLYFSALARGIDDVASMYKYNIILTNSDSNGEKEITVLNTLLSKQVDGIIFMGNNITDDLREEFRRTKTPIVLAGSIDDEQVKPSVNIDYAAAVQEEVKNLIDRGNKRVAFVCGPLDQPINSKYRLKGYKQALKNAGISFDDKLVFETDNSYKTGTLLQPALVSAKATAAMVTDDELAAGIVNGMTDAGVSVPADFEVITSNDTKLTEMIRPKMSSITQPLYDIGAVAMRLLTKLMNSEPIDEKNVLLPYGLMKRESTK